DNA from Variovorax sp. V213:
TTCCTGCCCGCCAAGGCCTCGCCGGACCTGGTGTCGCGGCTGAACACTTCCATGAAGACCGCGCTGGCGCAGAAGGACGTGATCGACGGGCTCGGCACCTTCGGGTTGGAAGCCATGTCTTCCACGCCCGGCGAGTTGACCGACCTGCTGAAGAAAGACACCGCCAAGTGGGCGCCGATCGTCAAGGAAGTCGGCTTCACCGCAGAGGGTTAACCGTATGAAGGAACTGCAATGAACACACTCGCGACTCCCGTGCCGCCATCGGCGCTGGTCCATCCCTCGATCCATCCGGACGAACGCGCCGCGCGCGAGCAGCTTGCGGCCTGCTACCGCGTGTTCGCGATGCTGGGCTGGACCGAGATGATCTACAACCACATCACGCTGCGGCTGCCGGACAGCGTGACGGGTGGAGAGAAGCAGTTCCTCATCAACCCCTTCGGGCTGCACTACAGCGAGGTCACGGCCAGCAACCTGGTGAAGATCGACCTGCAGGGCAAGGTGCTCGACGGTTCGACCCATCCGGTGAACCCGGCCGGCTTCACGGTGCATGCGGCCATCCACGACGGCTTGCCGGGTGCGCATTGCGTGATGCACACGCACACCACGGCCGGCGTGGCCGTGGCCTGCCTGCAGGGCGGCCTGCAGCAGACCAATTTCTACACCGCGCAGCTGCACGGCATGGTGGCGTACCACGATTTCGAGGGCATCACCATCCATGCCGACGAAGGCCCGCGCCTGCTCAGGAGCATCGGCAACCGCAACGCCGTGATCCTGCGCAACCACGGCCTCCTGGCCTGGGGGCAAACGCTGCCCCAGACCTTCGCGATTCTGTGGACGCTGCAGCGCGCCTGCGAGATCCAGATGGCGACCTTCTCCATGGGCGCGGCCATTCCGGTGAGCGAGGAAATCGCCCAGCGCTGCACGCGCGATGCGCTGCAGTTCAGCCCCGAGCATGGCGCGGG
Protein-coding regions in this window:
- a CDS encoding class II aldolase/adducin family protein; this encodes MNTLATPVPPSALVHPSIHPDERAAREQLAACYRVFAMLGWTEMIYNHITLRLPDSVTGGEKQFLINPFGLHYSEVTASNLVKIDLQGKVLDGSTHPVNPAGFTVHAAIHDGLPGAHCVMHTHTTAGVAVACLQGGLQQTNFYTAQLHGMVAYHDFEGITIHADEGPRLLRSIGNRNAVILRNHGLLAWGQTLPQTFAILWTLQRACEIQMATFSMGAAIPVSEEIAQRCTRDALQFSPEHGAGQDVFDALVRQVDRIDPSYRN